A region of the Bacteroidales bacterium genome:
CAGTGCGTCGCGTAAAGCCGAGCAGAACAAGGTATGGGTGGGCTTGACCAAGGAAACGGCACATCAACTGGGAACCCCGACATCTTCTCTCCTGGCCTGGGCGGAAATTCTGAGGGATCGGAATGCAGCGCCCGATATCATTGATGAGATGGAGAAGGACATCAGGCGGCTGAAGAAGATTACCGAGCGTTTTTCGAAGGTAGGGTCCGAACCGCTTATGCAGCCTGTTGACCTGAGTGATTTGATTGTACGGACAGTGGATTACATCAGAACCCGTGTATCAGGAGATGTGGTGCTTCAGGCCGATGTGCCGGAGTATTCCCTGATGGTTCCGGCCAGCAGTTCCCTTCTGGAATGGGTGCTGGAAAATCTGATGAAGAATGCCGTGGATGCATTGGAGGGGGGAAAAGGAGAAGTTACTGTGTTCGCGGTCCGTTCGGATGAAAAAGTAATAATTGATGTTACGGATACCGGAAAGGGGATACCCCGTTCGCTGCACAAAACAATTTTTAAACCCGGTTTTACAACAAAGAGTCGAGGGTGGGGGCTTGGGTTGAGTCTTTCCAAGCGGATTGTTGAAATGTACCATAAAGGAAAGATTTTTGTTGCTTCTTCGGAACCAGGAAAAGGTACCACAATACGTATAATACTTCCGGGCCATCATGATTGATCAAAAAGGAATCAGCAGAAACGATACGGAGCTGATGGCACCCGTTGGCTCCTTTGAATCGCTCATGGCTGCCATTCAGGGAGGAGCGGATTCAGTGTATTTTGGTCTGGAAAACCTGAACATGCGTTCCCGTTCGTCTGTCAATTTTTCCCTCGGCGATCTGCGGGAGATTCTTGATATTACTACACGCCATAACGTAAGGGCGTACCTTGCCCTGAACACGGTAATGTATGATGAAGATCTTCCCCGTGCGAGGGAGATGCTCGATGCGGCTGCCCATGAAGGAATAAGTGCCGTCATATTGGCCGACCAGGCATTGCTGGAGTATGCTGCGTCGAGGAAACTGGAAATA
Encoded here:
- a CDS encoding HAMP domain-containing histidine kinase, which encodes SASRKAEQNKVWVGLTKETAHQLGTPTSSLLAWAEILRDRNAAPDIIDEMEKDIRRLKKITERFSKVGSEPLMQPVDLSDLIVRTVDYIRTRVSGDVVLQADVPEYSLMVPASSSLLEWVLENLMKNAVDALEGGKGEVTVFAVRSDEKVIIDVTDTGKGIPRSLHKTIFKPGFTTKSRGWGLGLSLSKRIVEMYHKGKIFVASSEPGKGTTIRIILPGHHD